Proteins found in one Opitutales bacterium genomic segment:
- a CDS encoding Abi family protein, with product MRHFERKYSDYPNLPIWVVTEILSFGSLSMMLKGLHKKDQKRVAHRYGMQPETFISCLHHIVYVRNICAHHARLWDKIWAVKPQLPFGKAWRSPLLPSNRNLFASLLLQNCLLSSCDAERVFVAGWRDRIENLVMNQLPECPNALGKMGLTKNWTEHPLWI from the coding sequence ATTCGGCACTTTGAAAGAAAATATTCAGATTATCCAAATCTTCCGATCTGGGTAGTCACCGAGATTTTGTCCTTTGGTAGTCTTTCAATGATGCTCAAAGGTCTCCATAAAAAGGACCAAAAGCGAGTCGCTCACCGTTACGGTATGCAGCCAGAGACTTTCATCTCCTGCCTTCACCACATTGTATATGTGCGTAATATTTGTGCACACCATGCACGCCTATGGGATAAGATTTGGGCGGTAAAACCTCAGTTGCCTTTCGGAAAGGCATGGCGATCGCCATTACTCCCATCTAACAGGAACTTGTTTGCGAGCTTGCTCTTGCAAAATTGTCTTCTGAGTTCCTGTGACGCTGAACGTGTATTTGTCGCTGGATGGCGAGATCGTATCGAAAACCTTGTGATGAACCAATTGCCCGAGTGCCCCAACGCGCTGGGTAAAATGGGTCTGACGAAAAACTGGACGGAGCATCCGCTGTGGATATAA
- a CDS encoding Abi family protein codes for MQDAYNKLWKSIPEQLQKLQLARLIIEDVAEAENFLRHLNYYRFSGYGLPFEVKRHHYIDGTTFLQIRRAYEFDRALRDLVYEAMEVIELDVRTSIAFTFGESYEAFGHIHPSNFNKRFRHRDWLQKLHKQTEA; via the coding sequence ATGCAGGATGCCTACAACAAGTTATGGAAGTCTATTCCTGAGCAGCTTCAAAAGCTTCAACTAGCGAGATTGATTATCGAAGATGTAGCCGAGGCAGAGAATTTTCTGCGACATTTGAATTACTATCGGTTCAGTGGTTACGGTCTACCGTTTGAAGTCAAACGTCATCACTATATTGACGGCACTACATTCCTACAAATCCGTAGGGCTTACGAATTCGACCGCGCACTACGAGATCTGGTCTATGAAGCTATGGAAGTAATTGAGCTCGATGTTAGAACGTCGATAGCCTTCACGTTTGGTGAGAGCTACGAAGCATTTGGGCATATTCATCCTTCAAACTTTAATAAGAGGTTTCGGCATCGGGATTGGCTACAAAAGCTGCACAAGCAAACTGAGGCTTAA